TCCGCCATGTAATCGCCACAGGTCTGGCCCGATGGAGGATTGAAGACAGAGACCTCGGATCGTGAACACTCGACAAGACGTCCACCCAGTTCGGTAGATACAACACCGGCAACCCAGTAGGTGAAAGGACTAACGCGATACATGAAGATCCAGAAACCTGGAAGAGCATCAGGAGACTGCAAAACACCATTGAAGGTCAAGCTCATGAGGACCAAGAGCGTGACAATAGACGAGGCAGTGAGGGCATCAGGAAGAGCAGCGATGGTCATCTGAGCAAACGAGCTGGCGTAGAGCATGAGCTGcaccaagaagagaaggacgAGGCCTTGGCGGGCTGAGCTTTGGACGCCCATGACAGGGTAGTAGAAGCAGGCATACATGAGAATGCCAGTAAGAGCCTGCCAGGGGATCTCGACAATTACGTTGGCAATGATGAAAGCCTTCCAAGAATAGGCCTTGCTAGGTCGTTCTCGAACTTCGTACAGGTCACGCTGGGTGATGAAGTGAGGTTGGATCTATATATGAGTCAGTATACCGCAAGGCTATCGGTGATGGGGGGATTTACCTGTTGGACAATAGTAGAGAAGACTGTAATGATCATGAAGACGGAGAAGATGACATTCTGCATGCCAGCAAACGTGTTGTCAGGCTTGTAGAAAGAGAAGCCAACGAAAAGACCAGAGATCGTGCCAAGAACGAGCTTCGACATGATATACGTGGGCATTCTCCAGTACTGCTGAAAGACTCGCGTGGTCACCTCTCGAAGCTGTGCGCGGAAAGGCATGGCAAACTCGGATTGACTGGCAGAATCATCTTGGGGGTTCTTGGACGACATCTCAGATGCAATCCTCCCGACTTCAGCCTCGACAGCGAGGCGTTCTTGGCTGCGTTGCCAAACAGTGTGCCAATCTTCACCTTGGGAGCTGGTAGCGTTGTTGACGATCTCGAGCATCCATTCAGCTGGGTTCTCGTCATCACCACAAGCTCGAGcaccctccttctcaaagTAGTCAAGCAGAGTACGCGAGTTCTGACCAATGTCTCCAAAGTACACGGTCTTACCACCACgagcaaggaagagaagTCGGTCAAACTCCTGGAACAGAATGGCACTGGGCTGATGGACGGTGCAGAGGATAGCTTGTCCTGCGTCGGCAAGCTTGCGAAGGAAGGCGACAATAGCCCAAGAGCTCTGAGAGTCCAGACCGCTGGTAGGTTCATCGAGGAAAAGCAGCAGCTTGGGCTTGGCAGCGAGTTCGACACCGATAGTCAGAAGCTTGCGTTGCTCAACGTTGAGACCTTCTCCGGGGACACCGACGACAGCGCTGGCAAAGTCGCGCATGTTGAGCATGTCAATGACCTTCTCAACCCATTCAtgcttctcctcatcgcTCACGGTTGAGGGTTGACGGAGCATGGCGCTGAAGCGGAGACTCTCGCGGACTGTGGAGGTTTCGAGATGAAGATCTGAGACGTGTTAGTACTGAACCAAGTCGATTGAGGCAGGTTTGTCACTTACCTTGCTGCTGGACGTATCCTGTCTTTCGCTGGAAACTGGCATCAAGAGGTCTTCCGTTGACAAGCATGTCTCCAGTGATGACACCCATGGAAGTTCGCTGAGCCAAAACATCAAGAAGAGTTGTCTTTCCGGCACCACTGACACCCATCAGAGCGGTGAGGGTACCTGGCTTGACCCAACCAGTGACGTGATCCAGAAGACGTCGCGGTTCACCCTTGATCTCAATGTCATATACAACATCCTTCCAAGTGAAGATATCCGTCTGTGGCTCAAGTCCAGCAGTAGAGTCCTGGCCCTCATTGGTCTTCTCAGGCACAGCGAGCTGCTCATTGGTCACGCTCCTGTCAACACCGTCCTGAAGGTGAGCAGGGACCTGACCACGCTGAAAGACCAGAACCTCAGCCTTGCTCGCAGTCTTGGAGTTGAGCTCAGTGGCGGTGAAGTAGATGAGCATGAAGCCGATAAGGAAAGCAATGAGGATACCAAAGTTGCGCCAGACGTGGGAGTATGAGTATCGGTAGTTGGTCTCGATGAAGGCATCGCCACTGACTGTTCGCTGTCCCGCTACAGATCCGACGGCTGAGCAGATGAATGAGTCGCCGCTGAGTCCAGGGTATGAAGGAATGAACTGTGAACAGTCAAACTCGCGACCGTGGAATTCGTTGGCGACCAGGATCTCGAAGGCGTAGTAAATAGGGTTAATCCATCTGTAACCGTTAGCAGACACTCACTAGCTAGTACGAAGTTACTCACCTGATCCAACCAAACCAATCTACCATCTGAGGGACACGAATCATGAAACCAGTGTAGATAACAAGCGCCAAGACCATAATACCAGCCAACATCATAGCTTGAGAAACCGTCTTCGTAACAGCAGCCATCGTTCTGAAGATAGCAGACATGACAAACGTCGAGATGTACGTGATGAGGAAGAACAGGAAAAAGTTACCAGGCTCGCGACGAAGACCAGCCAAGAAGTAAagaatgatgttgaagacagTAGCCGAGATGAACTTGATGGGTATGTCCGCCACGATACCAGAGATGGCTTCAGCAGCAGGATGGTAGAATGCGTACGAGGCGTGTTTCTCGACGATGGGGCGCTGGGAGTACAGGTTGTTGATCTCGGAGATGGCGGCGAGTGCATTCATGAGAATACCCATGAAGAGAACAGCGCCTTTTGAGTAGAAGCTAGCAGATCCATTGCCAGTGCCGTAGTAGACCGAACCGATAATGAGAGACATGATTACGTCAATGGCAACGTGTGTTGCGGTTGCTGAGAGATCGTTCCAGATTCGCTGGTAGGCGCGCTTGGTCGTCAGGCGGATCTGCGTTGCTATACTGATGATGTACGGAGACTTGGGTCGAGCATGCTTATCCTGGCTGTACATATTGTCAGTATATCGTTGATATCTCGGGGTTGAGATACTTACACAAGGGCCTTACGCTCTCTCAAAGGCGCAATGGCCTCAGAACGATTATCAGAAGGATAGTCCTGCTGATACacctcaatctcatcacGAAGCTTCTTGCACTCAGGCGAGTTATGCCAGTAGAGCTCAAACTCCTCCGCGGTACGAGGAACCTTGTTCTCCATACCTGGTCGTGCCTTTCGCTCTTGAGGGTTGGTCACAGATGTGAGGAAGTCGCCTGCTGTCTGGCGAGCAGGGCATTCCCAGCCCATCCTCTCAAAGTAcgccttggccttgctggCGGGGCCGAAGTAGATCTGGCGACCTTCGTACAACACAACTGCTTTGTCGAAGAGGTCGTAGATGGCCTGGCTGGCTTGGTAGATTGCCAGGGCGTTGGCAGAGCCAGTGTAGTCGGAAGCTAGGCGAATGGCTTGGGCAAACTTGAGAGCAGTCGCTGAGTCCAGACCTCGTGTGCTTTATACATGTCAGCTTCATAACTCATCACACATCGTCGGTACTAACCTGTTATCCCATGCAGCCATTGGCGACTGAGCAAGCATCATCTCAGCAATACTGACACGCTTTCGCTCACCACCCGAGACACCGCGGATAAAGTCATTGCCGACCTTGGTGTTGTACGTATGGCTCAAGCCACAGATTGCCATGACGATCTTGGTGGCGTTCTTGACTGTTTCTTCACGTGTTCCGTCGAGGCCGAGCTTTTCGGGGTCGGAGGGGAGACGGCATGCAGCTGCGAACTCGAGTGTTTGGCCGACCGTGAGATGAGGGAAATGCTTGTCGACCTGTTGAATGAAATTGTTAGCAGTATTCAGAGTGAGTTGATGAGATGCATACCTCTTGGTTGTAACCAGTCTCGCCCTTGAATTCCTTCATCATGTCCTTCTGCGAGATACCATTGTATGTAATCATCGACTCCTCTCCAAGATGCAGACCCTCAAGCTCACCCGTCATGGTCTTGAGCAGCGTCGAACATCCCGAGCCAGGACGACCAAGAACAATGAGCGTCTCACCCCCTCGAAGAAGCCCATCAAACTGATGAAGAATCCTCTTCGGCTCTTTCTTCCCCGACTTTAAATGCTCGCCAATCCTCAACGGCGCCTGAATAATATCCGCCACCGTCTTCTGAAGCTGCAACGCCGCTCCCGTACCATACACACTTAAGTTCTTAAACGCGACACCAGCGCTCTTGGGACCAACACCCGCCTCCTGCAATTGATGCATAAAAGCCGGTAGCCATTTCGACAGATCGAAGGCTTTGTTTGTAGGGTCCAATGCAGGGTCTTCTTCATTGATGGTAGCGATTCTGGAGGGGACGGTGGCGAAACTCTGTCTGCGGCGTTGTGAAATGCCTGTCGCGATTCTTTGGAGTTCTTGTTGGTCTTGCTCGTCCATGATCATGGTATTGCTTCGTGTGAGGGGCGACGGGCGGGCGTATGTGCCCTCGCTTCCCGTTGAATGCTCCATTTCAATTGAGTCTGGTGGACTCTCTGTTGAGTGTCGCGGCGTCATTTTGGAGCTGTTGTTCAAGAAAGGTAAACCCTTTCGATGCTGTTGTTTGTTGTGTTTTTGTGTAAATCTGACTGGAATGTGACTGTCGAAAAACAGAGTCAAGCGTCTCTGACCCGTTGTCAGGCAATTGATCAGCCAAATTAAGATTAAAAGAGTAGTGGATTGTCTATGGAATGATTGACTTTCTGGGGGAAATGAATTGGGCTTTAAGTTAGAAAACAGCAACCTCATACACTTCAAACCTCCCCAAGTGCCGGGCCCGACAGCTCCCCGACAATGCTGTCATTGGAGACGAGAGACATGGTCGGAGCTTCGGTAGCCTCAAAGTATGCGTCTGACATACTTCAGCCACGCTGACACTCTATTCCATTTAGTCCATAAAGTCGGGCTGCCTGAGTTCCCGCTAGTCCGACAACAGCGGCCTTAGACGCTGGCTAGGCTGGCCACGCATGAAAGAAGACGGGGATTCGCTGCCGTGCGAAAACTAAGGCAGCAATTAAGTTTGTGCCGGTATTTTAGTGCTTGGATCTGCGGCGGAGTGTCGGGGTTATGGCAAGCCCCTGCTCCGTCCGCCTTTTGCGGTCTCATCCGCGGAGGCCGGCAGTTACGTTTACCCGTCAGGCGCGCTGACTCACCCACTTCTCGCTCACTGTTTTTTCGGATCTTACGTCACGGTAGATCATAGATTACTGTAACGGTGTTCAAGGGACCCGAAAGCCCATCTGTGGTGTTTCCGTCGGGTTATTTTTCTTATTCACGAGTCTCGGCACATGCAAATGAGGTCATAGCTCAACGTTTCAATCGTGTCTGCCGATTAACTTTACCTGCGCCTCTACTGTTATCAACCTCGAAGGTTAATTTCTCGGGACTTGTGTCAGCGCATTGTCGCATTGGCAAGGGAGACCTGCATTGGCGTAGCAACCGTACTGTTATTATAATTTCAATGAAAGTTATTCTTTGTTTTCTAAAAAGACACAAACAGAAGAGCCAATTGACAAGTTGAATCCTGTTGCTGCCATGCTGTTATCAGCCCTGATGTAAGAACAAGCTGCATTATTTCAACAACATTTCTAGAGCAGAAGCCTATCTACTTGTTTAAAGAAAAATACATATCTATACATCTTCTATATTATCTTGgtattaattatttattttattacaATATTGATGCCCTTGAAACAAAACTCCACTTAATACCTAGTATTGAAATCTCACATTTAGGGTAGTCTTGTCTCCAGATAGCGGATGTAAAGAAATTCCGCGAGTGAAAAATTGCTAGTGTCTGCTTCGGGGTCTCCGTGTCTCGGATAAACTAACCCATTCCTCTCGGCAGTTCATTTAATCCGCAACCTCCGATGTTCTAGCCCATCTTTATTGCCGATCGTTATCACAGTTTCGCTATGTACAGTCTCGTCACCAACATCGTTAGTTTTGTTATTGTTCAGTCGTTTAGCCTGGCCACTTTTAATTAACATTTTCGGACTTAGAATTATGTGTCCTCGCATGGAACAGATATTTCATATCTTGTGGTACAATCAATGATCCCGACCGTGGAATGGAAAGATGTGCCGACTGAATGTCGGGTAAATTGACATCCATCTTATCCAAGCAAGATTGATCTGTCAATCCAGCACTATCATCTGGACTGGCGGATGTTCAAGAATTGacattttgacttttgacTTCTGGCAAGAGAATTTTAATAGGAGAATCGCCCCAAGAGTTGGGGGTCGTCGTCACAATGCAATCGTGATGAGTCTGGCAGGTTCCATTATAGTCGATATCAAGGCTAGGTAGTTACTCGCGCTCTAAGTAGTACTAGGTATATGTCTTTAGGATAAGCGGCGTTAATTCCAACCATTTGCCAATAATGTGCGCCCATGATATATTGAAACCAGATCTCCTACATATAATACAGGCAGGCTTTGTAGCAAGATGAATACGAaaggctttttttttttaaaacATAACAAGTGTGATGTGACAAAGCTGCTTCCTGAAGCTTAGAATTCAATAAAAGAAGTGGCCTCAATCCAGAAGTATAAAGAACGGCAATTCCATACGAGTTTCCTGACGCAGGCCTTTGACAAAGACTGGAACCAAATGGTTACTGAGAACCTTGAGCCCAAAGGAGGGGATAAATACTTTGGCTCTAAACTCATTGTCGACGCCGAAAAGGATATCTATATCACAAACCCAAAccctttttttatttatacttaGTAAACAAGCCACCAAAGCGGGTCTTTTCTTTCAGACGATGTCTTtgatcctcatcaccaagggACCCGTCCTTGATAGACTCTATTAAGACATGAGACCTTGGAAATATTCCATACTCTCTCTTGGCATTTGAGCCACTCCAGAACCACGCGTGTGGATCCTCCCCTGTAGATAGTGTAAGTGTCGATCCAGGTCAAGTTGCTAATGATAGAGAACCCACAAGCAAGGTTATAGATAATGTCGCCTTTCTTAAGTACCAGCCAGCCAGGCTGCCTTTGCTTCTCGAATTTCCACCTGGCTACTCCAGTTCGTGGCGTGTTTGGTAAGGAAGCGATCTTCACGTGCCGTGGCATATCCAAGCCGATTAATTTACTTGGAAATGTTCCAAATACTCCGTCgtgccagccttgacacCACTTCCCGTCCCACTTCTCCGGGAACTCGATGCCAATTATCTTCGCTCCAGATAGGAACTGTAGAATCTCGGAGGTTGCGTCAGGTCTTGCTTGTGGCCTCTCATTACTTCGCCTAATGTGGTCTTTCACGGCCCGCGCAGCCGGCAACGATGCGATTCGATTTGATTCGTTGGCTCGGGACACGCCATGCAGAGCAGTCATGGTAGAATTTGGGATATATAAATCGCAATCTTGGCGCCCTCGTGAGTTTATATCGCTGTGCTCGTAGACTACTTCCACGCCCGGAACAGGCGGCAAGGGATGACCATGTCGAGAAATGTGACGAAAGAGGAGATCGACTGACTGAAAGACGGTAGCGTCGTCTTCCTGGAGAGTAGACTTTGTCTTGTCACAAAATAGACAGCCAAAGTACACGGAGTTGACGTTTCGGACTGCGATATGAGATTTAAAGAGGAAGCGAGGGCGGTGAAGAATACCTCTAGTCTGCTGGCTGGCCAATGCTAAAAGTACCTTTGAGCTTTGGACCTCACAGCGATTATGGTTGGGTGAATGACTTACGATCTTGATCCATGTCCTGGCGCAATTGGGAGTAGGGAGTCTTGTACTCACAATGTAGACACTGCGCAGTTGGCTCTGTGAAAGTCTCAGTTGGATTATCCAGCATTTGCCCAAATAATGTTTCTTGAGAATACTCTCTGGGTCTTGTTGCACTGTCTGAGCCGCCTCCAACCCTTTTGATGGCCTGTCCGGGACCTCCAGAGGCAAAAGCTCGAGCTCCTTTACATAGTCCACCTAGTAGGGCTAGTGAGCTATCAGGCCCGATCTCATAGGTCTGTAGAGAGTGTATGCTTTTCATAGAGGCAGAATCTTGCCTGATCGAGCTAGAAGATGTTGATACTGCTTTGGAACCCGACGCGCCGCTTCTGTCTGATCGTACGGATGGCGCTGACCCTTGGGTGGCAATGAACAATTGTTGATGTTCAGGCGACGCGGTAGATGGCGTGTAGGACCCTGAATTCCGGTATTCTGTAAGTTTTGGGCTGGTGTATTGAGAAGCCGTCACAGATAAAGGGCGTGGGCCAGAAGCTGATTGTTGGTCAATGACTGTAGACCAATCCTGTTGCGAAACCGGCTCAGTAGTAACGGATGGCGGAGGAGTATCCTGATGGTTATAACCGAAAGAGCCTCTTGTGTTTTGGTTGATTGGGTTCTGGTAGCCTGTTGACTTAGGAGATAATGCAACTGAGCTTGGAGGAGT
Above is a window of Fusarium oxysporum Fo47 chromosome XII, complete sequence DNA encoding:
- a CDS encoding ABC-2 type transporter-domain-containing protein; translated protein: MTPRHSTESPPDSIEMEHSTGSEGTYARPSPLTRSNTMIMDEQDQQELQRIATGISQRRRQSFATVPSRIATINEEDPALDPTNKAFDLSKWLPAFMHQLQEAGVGPKSAGVAFKNLSVYGTGAALQLQKTVADIIQAPLRIGEHLKSGKKEPKRILHQFDGLLRGGETLIVLGRPGSGCSTLLKTMTGELEGLHLGEESMITYNGISQKDMMKEFKGETGYNQEVDKHFPHLTVGQTLEFAAACRLPSDPEKLGLDGTREETVKNATKIVMAICGLSHTYNTKVGNDFIRGVSGGERKRVSIAEMMLAQSPMAAWDNSTRGLDSATALKFAQAIRLASDYTGSANALAIYQASQAIYDLFDKAVVLYEGRQIYFGPASKAKAYFERMGWECPARQTAGDFLTSVTNPQERKARPGMENKVPRTAEEFELYWHNSPECKKLRDEIEVYQQDYPSDNRSEAIAPLRERKALVQDKHARPKSPYIISIATQIRLTTKRAYQRIWNDLSATATHVAIDVIMSLIIGSVYYGTGNGSASFYSKGAVLFMGILMNALAAISEINNLYSQRPIVEKHASYAFYHPAAEAISGIVADIPIKFISATVFNIILYFLAGLRREPGNFFLFFLITYISTFVMSAIFRTMAAVTKTVSQAMMLAGIMVLALVIYTGFMIRVPQMVDWFGWIRWINPIYYAFEILVANEFHGREFDCSQFIPSYPGLSGDSFICSAVGSVAGQRTVSGDAFIETNYRYSYSHVWRNFGILIAFLIGFMLIYFTATELNSKTASKAEVLVFQRGQVPAHLQDGVDRSVTNEQLAVPEKTNEGQDSTAGLEPQTDIFTWKDVVYDIEIKGEPRRLLDHVTGWVKPGTLTALMGVSGAGKTTLLDVLAQRTSMGVITGDMLVNGRPLDASFQRKTGYVQQQDLHLETSTVRESLRFSAMLRQPSTVSDEEKHEWVEKVIDMLNMRDFASAVVGVPGEGLNVEQRKLLTIGVELAAKPKLLLFLDEPTSGLDSQSSWAIVAFLRKLADAGQAILCTVHQPSAILFQEFDRLLFLARGGKTVYFGDIGQNSRTLLDYFEKEGARACGDDENPAEWMLEIVNNATSSQGEDWHTVWQRSQERLAVEAEVGRIASEMSSKNPQDDSASQSEFAMPFRAQLREVTTRVFQQYWRMPTYIMSKLVLGTISGLFVGFSFYKPDNTFAGMQNVIFSVFMIITVFSTIVQQIQPHFITQRDLYEVRERPSKAYSWKAFIIANVIVEIPWQALTGILMYACFYYPVMGVQSSARQGLVLLFLVQLMLYASSFAQMTIAALPDALTASSIVTLLVLMSLTFNGVLQSPDALPGFWIFMYRVSPFTYWVAGVVSTELGGRLVECSRSEVSVFNPPSGQTCGDYMADYLKQAPGQLQNPDATSQCQYCSLSNADQFMAGNRIYYTERWRNFGIVWAYVGFNIFIAVTSYYLFRVKKWNLGKKKKA